One genomic region from Xyrauchen texanus isolate HMW12.3.18 chromosome 16, RBS_HiC_50CHRs, whole genome shotgun sequence encodes:
- the fam177a1 gene encoding protein FAM177A1, translating to MAELSLYLTNVNVSLGQTMDTEKSSNVVKEFESVELGDLGKKQPKIPRRTIYFASGETMEEFSTDDEEEESEKKSTLSTPDPAKLTWGPYVWFQMWKVATSTISVCDYLGEKMASLLGITTPKYQYAIDEYHRMKKEEEEEEEENQLSEAAERRFDEQHNQQDQQPKIEQPEATASFVNMSFELEQESHTTPDANKVPAPIPS from the exons ATGGCTGAACTGTCACTGTATCTCACAAACGTCAACGTGTCTCTAGGGCAAACTATGGACACAGAGAag AGCTCTAATGTTGTGAAAGAGTTTGAAAGTGTGGAACTTGGAGATCTGGGGAAAAAGCAGCCAAAGATTCCTCGCAGAACAATCTACTTTGCGAGTGGTGAAACCATGGAGGAGTTCAGTACAGATGATGAGGAGGAAGAATCAGAGAAAAAGAGCACTCTAAGTACACCTGATCCG GCAAAGTTGACCTGGGGTCCATACGTCTGGTTCCAAATGTGGAAAGTGGCTACCTCTACCATCTCAG TTTGTGACTATCTTGGGGAGAAAATGGCCTCACTGCTTGGAATCACAACTCCAAAATATCAGTATGCAATTGATGAGTACCACAGGATGAAGAAGGAG gaggaagaggaagaagaggagaaCCAGCTCTCTGAGGCGGCGGAGCGGCGTTTTGACGAGCAGCATAATCAGCAAGACCAGCAGCCAAAGATTGAGCAGCCAGAGGCAACTGCTTCCTTCGTGAATATGTCCTTTGAACTTGAACAGGAATCCCATACAACACCTGATGCTAATAAAGTGCCTGCCCCCATTCCCTCCTAA
- the LOC127656690 gene encoding F-box only protein 33, producing the protein MALCSSVGALALPSELIVHIFSFLSDRDKLRASAVCSRWRECLFYPALWTELKLCVGGGTNGGGSGSEQTPRLEFLMRKFGSFVRELQLEFAPVEGCFNPLQNGMDPVESDPQFAERWKDAMGTYLDQVSCVLGSLRNNRNLQKLSLYGDTCILQDDGILDGSYLNQVDQGGKKIKEIQQLFEEILSNSRQMKWLSSAFMIGVVTPCSLASLSNPSTSSLEHLSLIDNQLPTLISTVEVERLVNLRSLSLDFCDFTSDMCRLLAGIDRAPLHRLSLLLNGTALNIKPLDVTAAEDDWKALVRRSTNLRVYIIGMDVSSQDLLRILKPSLPLERIHLDSYSTLVTDGVVELISQQYHKTITHFILMRDDTGFPDLSVNRNEDPLVLLAWRCVHLAVLIIHGYTVWSHNLVAISRLRGSSLKVLEVSEESIDFDPDQSVYIEGDPVHNLVKEVSLGLGRVWHPSLDNSMVLNEPSQHFHREMQSFSAGM; encoded by the exons ATGGCTCTGTGCAGCAGCGTCGGAGCCTTGGCGTTACCCAGCGAGCTTATTGTTCACATATTCTCCTTTCTGTCAGACCGCGATAAACTGCGGGCCTCGGCCGTGTGCTCGCGATGGAGGGAGTGTCTCTTCTACCCCGCGCTGTGGACGGAACTCAAGCTCTGCGTTGGCGGCGGAACAAACGGTGGCGGCTCTGGCTCGGAACAAACCCCGCGGTTAGAGTTCCTCATGCGCAAGTTCGGTTCGTTCGTGCGGGAACTGCAACTGGAGTTCGCCCCGGTCGAGGGCTGTTTTAACCCGCTGCAAAATGGAATGGATCCCGTCGAGAGCGACCCGCAGTTTGCGGAGCGCTGGAAAGATGCTATGGGCACTTATTTGGATCAGGTGTCGTGTGTATTGGGCAGTCTGCGAAATAACAG AAACCTCCAGAAGTTGAGTCTGTATGGTGATACGTGCATTCTCCAGGATGATGGCATTTTAGACGGCTCTTACCTAAACCAGGTTGACCAAGGGGGCAAGAAAATAAAAGA GATCCAGCAGCTCTTTGAAGAGATCCTTTCCAACAGCAGGCAGATGAAGTGGCTGTCTTCTGCATTCATGATTGGTGTGGTGACCCCTTGCTCTCTAGCCTCTCTCTCCAACCCCAGCACCAGCTCCCTCGAGCACCTCAGTCTGATAGATAACCAGCTGCCCACCCTGATCTCCACCGTCGAGGTGGAAAGGCTCGTCAACCTGCGGTCTTTGTCTCTTGACTTCTGCGACTTCACCTCCGACATGTGCCGTCTCCTTGCTGGCATTGACCGAGCACCCCTCCATCGCCTCTCCCTCTTACTCAACGGCACTGCTTTGAATATCAAGCCTCTGGATGTTACAGCGGCTGAGGACGATTGGAAAGCCTTGGTCCGTCGCAGCACAAACCTACGTGTGTACATCATTGGCATGGACGTGAGCAGCCAGGACCTTCTACGCATTCTTAAGCCCAGCTTGCCCCTGGAACGTATCCACCTGGACAGCTACAGCACACTGGTGACAGACGGTGTTGTGGAGCTTATCTCGCAGCAGTACCACAAAACCATCACCCACTTCATCTTGATGAGAGATGACACTGGATTCCCTGACCTCAGTGTCAACCGTAACGAGGATCCACTGGTTCTGCTCGCCTGGCGCTGTGTACACCTAGCAGTCTTGATCATTCAtg GCTACACTGTGTGGTCCCACAACCTGGTGGCCATCTCTCGCTTGCGTGGGTCCAGCCTCAAAGTCCTTGAAGTGTCCGAAGAGAGCATCGACTTTGACCCAGATCAGTCGGTGTACATCGAGGGTGACCCCGTCCACAACCTAGTGAAGGAGGTGTCCCTGGGCCTGGGACGAGTCTGGCATCCCTCCCTGGACAACAGCATGGTCCTGAACGAGCCCTCTCAGCACTTCCACCGTGAGATGCAGAGCTTCAGCGCGGGCATGTAG
- the ppp2r3c gene encoding serine/threonine-protein phosphatase 2A regulatory subunit B'' subunit gamma, whose amino-acid sequence MANDKTAHWKELLRGRLASAKKDDRTEDEKKAEETELFTKYYTEWKVGKNDKDDSFKHIPRFYYRLPAEDEVLLQKLREESRAVFLQRKSRELLDNEELQNLWFLLDKHQVPPTNGDEAMISYESFLMVGEKAGAKCNLFFTARVYAKLLHNDPYGRISIMQFFNYVMRKVWLHQTRIGLSLYDVAGQGYLRESDLENYILELIPTLPQLDGLEKSFYSFYVCTAVRKFFFFLDPLHTGKIKIQDILACSFLDDLLELRDEDLSKESQESNWFSAPSALRVYGQYLNLDKDHNGMLSKEELSRYGTGTLTSVFLDRVYQECLTYDGEMDYKTYLDFVLALENRKEPAALQYIFKLLDMENKGYLNVFALNYFFRAIQEQMKIHGQEPVSFQDVKDEIFDMVKPKDPYKITLQDLVNSSQGDTVTSILIDLNGFWTYENREVLVANDTDSNTADLDDT is encoded by the exons ATGGCAAACGACAAAACTGCTCATTGGAAAGAGTTGCTGAGAGGACGACTCGCCTCAGCGAAAAAAG ATGACAGGACAGAGGACGAGAAGAAGGCAGAGGAAACAGAACTGTTCACAAAGTATTACACAGAATGGAAAGTGGGTAAAAATGATAAAGATGACTCCTTTAAACACATTCCACGGTTCTACTACAGG CTTCCTGCTGAAGATGAAGTTCTGCTGCAGAAACTGAGGGAAGAATCGAGGGCAGTGTTTCTCCAGAGAAAGAGCCGAGAACTACTGGACAATGAGGAGTTGCaa AACCTCTGGTTTCTTCTTGATAAACATCAAGTGCCGCCCACAAACGGTGATGAGGCCATGATCAGTTATGAGAGTTTCCTGATGGTCGGAGAGAAAGCGGGTGCAAAATGCAA CCTTTTTTTCACCGCAAGAGTCTACGCCAAACTGCTTCATAATGATCCATATGGGCGGATATCAATTATGCAGTTTTTCAACTATGTCATGAGAAAAG TGTGGTTGCATCAGACCAGGATTGGTTTGAGCCTCTATGATGTAGCAGGACAAGGTTATCTCAGAGAGTCT GACTTGGAGAATTACATTCTTGAGTTAATTCCCACACTCCCTCAGTTGGATGGCTTGGAGAAATCATTCTACTCGTTTTATGTCTGCACTGCTGTTCGCAAGTTCTTCTTTTTCCTTGATCCTTTACACACTG GGAAGATCAAGATTCAGGACATCCTAGCTTGCAGTTTCTTAGATGACCTACTTGAG CTTAGAGATGAGGACCTGTCAAAGGAGAGCCAGGAATCAAACTGGTTCTCTGCGCCTTCTGCCCTTCGAGTTTACG GTCAGTACCTTAATCTGGATAAGGATCATAATGGGATGCTCAGTAAGGAAGAACTGTCTCGCTACGGCACAGGAACACTCACTAGTGTTTTCCTAGACCGGGTCTACCAGGAATGCTTAACTTACGATGGCGAAATG GACTATAAGACCTATCTAGACTTTGTGCTGGCTCTAGAGAACAGGAAAGAGCCTGCAGCCTTGCAGTATATTTTCAAACTGCTGGACATGGAAAATAAAGGCTACCTCAATGTTTTTGCCCTCAACTACTTTTTCAGG GCCATTCAGGAACAGATGAAAATCCACGGGCAGGAGCCAGTTTCATTCCAGGATGTTAAG GATGAAATCTTTGATATGGTGAAACCCAAGGATCCCTACAAGATCACATTACAGGACCTGGTGAACAGCAGTCAGGGTGATACAGTCACTAGTATTCTCATTGATCTCAATGGCTTCTGGACTTATGAGAACAGAGAGGTTCTGGTGGCTAACGACACTGACAGCAACACCGCTGATTTAGATGACACATGA